The Platichthys flesus chromosome 10, fPlaFle2.1, whole genome shotgun sequence genome includes a window with the following:
- the ndufaf1 gene encoding complex I intermediate-associated protein 30, mitochondrial, with the protein MSLSRITRFPSARLLSSIHQQLLLLPVGPLTVPTRAVIQGEYRRPGKPKEDKFPWQKINFNFKKGLEGIKKHFMLMKTEFSDRWVGPEGKPVLEHMLEQNRVMWEFRGPESLEEWIVSSDHEIGGQSEAHLRLGKNNTCFLYGNLSSTPPRDGETRYSGYCTMRSKQPLSSFDRKKHHDWSSFNTLHLRVRGDGRPWMINIATETYFSHQRDDIYSYFLYTRGGPYWQDVKIPFSKFFLTHRGRIQDDQHPLWLDKVNTVGFTLGDKADGPFQLEIDFIGVCKDYAHTEEFAYEVYKRNPEI; encoded by the exons ATGTCCCTGAGTAGGATCACACGTTTCCCCTCGGCGAGGCTGCTGAGCTCCAtccaccagcagctgcttctcctccccgTCGGCCCGCTCACTGTACCCACAAGAGCCGTGATCCAGGGGGAGTACAGACGACCCGGGAAGCCCAAGGAAGACAAGTTTCCATGGCAGAAGATTAACTTTAACTTCAAGAAAGGTTTGGAGGGAATAAAGAAGCATTTCATGCTGATGAAGACTGAGTTCTCTGACCGCTGGGTCGGTCCAGAGGGCAAACCGGTTCTGGAGCACATGCTGGAGCAGAACCGAGTGATGTGGGAGTTCAGAGGTCCGGAGAGCCTGGAGGAGTGGATCGTGTCCTCGGATCACGAGATAGGAGGCCAGAGTGAAGCCCACCTGAGGCTGGGCAAGAACAACACCTGTTTCCTGTACGGGAACCTGAGCTCCACCCCCCCGAGGGACGGAGAAACACGCTACAGTGGCTACTGCACCATGCGCTCCAAACAACCACTG TCTTCATTTGACAGGAAGAAGCACCACGACTGGTCCAGCTTCAACACGCTGCACCTGCGGGTACGCGGCGATGGTCGTCCATGGATGATCAACATCGCCACAGAAACCTACTTCTCTCACCAGAGAGACGACATATACAGTTACTTTCTGTACACCAGAGGAGGACCCTACTGGCAGGACGTCAAG ATTCCTTTCTCCAAGTTCTTCCTGACGCATCGTGGGAGGATACAGGATGATCAGCATCCTCTCTGGCTGGACAAG GTCAACACTGTTGGATTTACTTTGGGAGATAAAGCAGACGGTCCGTTCCAGCTGGAGATCGACTTCATCGGCGTCTGCAAAGACTACGCCCACACCGAGGAATTTGCCTACGAAGTTTACAAGAGGAATCCTGAAATTTGA